The [Clostridium] celerecrescens 18A genomic sequence TCCAGCATGACCGTATCGGCCTGTTTGGAAACCATCAGTTTCCCCATCTGCTCCATATTATAATCCTGGTGGATTCCCAGGACCTTTCCGGAGGCCTTATAAGGTGCCAGATCAATGGGTTCCAAGCTCATATACTGATCGGTCTGAGGGACAATGCCATTTTCCCCAGGTACCGGTAAGTATAGCATTGCCCTCTTTTCTTTTAGACTCTGTTTTAACCGGCCAAAATGGAACTTCTGGTCCAGCCGTTCTGAAACCTCCTTATTTTCCTTAGGCAAAGCTTCCATAATAAGCTCAGCCAGCTCCATATTATAATCCGCCATATAATTGGTATAGGCATTATTATCCACATGCTCCTTATACTCATCCGGCCCGATCACATCAAGGATTTCATAACAGCCCTTTTTCTCGTTCCATTCCAGCCGGCTGGACCAGAAAAGAGCCGTATCCAAAATGATTTCATATCCATACCGGTCCATATAGTCCTGATCTCCGGAGGCCTGGTAATACTGCCATACCGCATAAGCCACATCTGCGCTGATATGATGCTCAATTAATCCTGTCAGGCACTTTTGCACCTTGCCCGTTACCACGTCGGTACCAAGATATAAGGGAGTCACCTCACCGTCATCGATCCAGGCACACTCCCATGGATACATGGCCCCCTCCCATCCGTTTTCTGCTGCCTTTTTGCGGGCGCCATAGAGATTTCTGTAGCGATATTCCAGAAGGGTCCTGGCGGTTTGAGGGTCCGTAAGGGTAAAATAAGGCAGGATGAACATTTCCGTATCCCAAAAGGAATGACCCTTATAGCCTTCTCCTGTCAAAGCCTTTGCAGCGATCCCCACACGGTTGTCGTTCTTTTTCACCATGATATTCAGATGATACTGGGCAAAATGGAGGGCAAGCTGATCAAAATCATCTTTTCCCCGTATGGTCACCTCATGATCTTTCCAAAATTCTTTCCACACCGCCTCTGACTCTACCAGAAGTCTGTCATATCCTTTATCAAATTCGATCCGTAAGCATTCCATGCCGTCTGCTTTCAGACGTTCCAGAGTACCGGAGTGTTCTTCCTTTTCATAGGCCAGATCCCTGGAGGAATGAAAACAGGATATCTTTTCCAAGCGGATGGTTTCACCGGCCTCTGCTATCACGGACCAGCGCAGATCCATATTTCTTCTTCCCATAACCGGGAGAGGCTTTTCCTCCCGGCTTATCCTGCAGGCACTGTGGACTGCCGCCAGCACCCGGGATTCGGTCGTTTCCGCCAGATACTGCATGGTTACGCCGTCATAGATCCTGCGCCTTAAATTCTCAAAATGCATGGCCCCATGGTTTGTCACATCCCCATGAATTCCAGTTTCAATCTCCAGCTGCGCGCTTCCGTCACAGGACAGCTCCAGATATTCCCCTGTAATATGATCATTCTTCAAGGATACAAACCGTTTAAAAACAGCCGTTACCAGAGTTTTTGATGGACATTCCCACACAACCTTTCTGGTGGTTTCTCCGTTCTTTAAGTTCATGATCCTGGAATACTCCATGACCTTGCCTGACTGCAGGTTCAGACGGTATCCGTCAACAAAGATATCCATAGCAGTTACATCCGGAAGATTGGGAAGTTCTGTCACCTCTTCGTCTCCCGCTTTATTAAAGGTTCCGGTGATGAACGTGTTCCTCACCTCTTCCACATACCGCTCTTCCAGAGCATTTCGCATCCCTATGTAACCATTTCCCTGGGCAAAAACCGCTTCGTATTTTCCCAGGTTCCGGG encodes the following:
- the pgmB gene encoding beta-phosphoglucomutase, giving the protein MINTMNFLKGQGDLKNWLIEETEFDARNLGKYEAVFAQGNGYIGMRNALEERYVEEVRNTFITGTFNKAGDEEVTELPNLPDVTAMDIFVDGYRLNLQSGKVMEYSRIMNLKNGETTRKVVWECPSKTLVTAVFKRFVSLKNDHITGEYLELSCDGSAQLEIETGIHGDVTNHGAMHFENLRRRIYDGVTMQYLAETTESRVLAAVHSACRISREEKPLPVMGRRNMDLRWSVIAEAGETIRLEKISCFHSSRDLAYEKEEHSGTLERLKADGMECLRIEFDKGYDRLLVESEAVWKEFWKDHEVTIRGKDDFDQLALHFAQYHLNIMVKKNDNRVGIAAKALTGEGYKGHSFWDTEMFILPYFTLTDPQTARTLLEYRYRNLYGARKKAAENGWEGAMYPWECAWIDDGEVTPLYLGTDVVTGKVQKCLTGLIEHHISADVAYAVWQYYQASGDQDYMDRYGYEIILDTALFWSSRLEWNEKKGCYEILDVIGPDEYKEHVDNNAYTNYMADYNMELAELIMEALPKENKEVSERLDQKFHFGRLKQSLKEKRAMLYLPVPGENGIVPQTDQYMSLEPIDLAPYKASGKVLGIHQDYNMEQMGKLMVSKQADTVMLDFVMPDLFSLETKRKNFIFYEDKTLHDSSLSRCVHAVLANDYGMEDMAYQMHQAACSIDMGPNMKSSEEGIHSASIGGIWLSCVMGFGGLRIRRGGLELNPKLPKAWDELRFPLVWKGQKLTVTVDKKGVTIANNGSCPVSLMVFGRSSRVEPEASVYVEKKTYEAVIFDLDGVICHTDHYHYLAWKEVADELGIYFDEIINNRLRGVSRKESFDIILERYDKVMREEDKERYLTKKNEGYKKLLEGMTPSDLSEETKDTLMELRKRGLKLAIGSSSKNAGLILKQLGLEHFFDAVSDGNAITHSKPHPEVFQKAAAMLNCKAENCLVVEDAEAGLIAAKSGGMDCGAVGDAVKSLLADYKLSAFSQLLEIIG